A DNA window from Aestuariispira ectoiniformans contains the following coding sequences:
- the ftsY gene encoding signal recognition particle-docking protein FtsY, translated as MSGWFSRLKAGLSKSSSKIVGGIADVIKKRKLDDEALEELEEVLITADMGPATAAKLTAALAKSRFDKEVTDEEVRGALAEEIATILEPVAKPLEINSSLKPHVVLVVGVNGSGKTTTIGKLAQHYREQGLKVMLAAGDTFRAAAVEQLQIWGERTGCPVIAKETGADAAGLAFDAIERAKAEGSDVLLIDTAGRLHNKKDLMAELEKVVRVIRKKDETAPHSTLLVLDATVGQNAHSQVETFREMVNVGGLVMTKLDGTAKGGVLVALAEKFGLPIHAIGVGEKAEDLRPFKADDYARSLMGIAE; from the coding sequence ATGAGTGGTTGGTTTTCCCGGCTGAAGGCCGGTCTGTCCAAATCCTCAAGCAAGATCGTTGGCGGCATCGCCGATGTCATCAAAAAGCGCAAGCTGGACGATGAGGCGCTGGAAGAACTGGAAGAGGTTCTGATCACCGCCGATATGGGCCCGGCGACGGCGGCCAAGCTGACGGCGGCGCTGGCCAAATCCCGCTTTGACAAGGAAGTCACGGACGAGGAAGTACGTGGTGCGCTGGCCGAGGAAATCGCCACGATCCTGGAGCCGGTTGCCAAGCCGCTGGAAATTAATAGCAGTCTGAAACCCCATGTGGTTCTGGTGGTCGGCGTGAATGGCAGTGGCAAGACCACCACCATCGGCAAACTGGCCCAGCATTACCGCGAACAGGGCCTGAAGGTCATGCTGGCGGCGGGCGACACCTTCCGTGCCGCGGCGGTGGAACAGTTGCAGATTTGGGGTGAGCGTACCGGCTGTCCGGTGATTGCCAAGGAAACCGGTGCGGATGCCGCAGGCCTTGCCTTTGACGCGATCGAACGCGCCAAGGCGGAAGGCTCGGATGTGTTGCTGATCGACACGGCCGGTCGCCTGCATAACAAGAAGGACCTGATGGCGGAGCTGGAAAAGGTTGTTCGTGTCATCCGCAAGAAGGATGAAACCGCGCCGCACAGCACGCTTCTGGTGCTGGATGCGACAGTCGGCCAGAACGCCCATTCCCAGGTCGAGACCTTCCGTGAGATGGTCAATGTCGGCGGTCTGGTGATGACCAAACTGGACGGTACGGCCAAGGGTGGCGTGCTGGTGGCGCTGGCGGAGAAATTCGGCCTGCCGATCCATGCCATCGGCGTGGGCGAGAAGGCAGAAGACCTGCGTCCCTTCAAGGCCGACGACTATGCCCGCAGCCTGATGGGCATTGCCGAGTAA
- a CDS encoding pyridoxamine 5'-phosphate oxidase family protein, with translation MPDSIIPSTEDHSISSIEELEEVYGPVPERALKKEIDYISDDYRTWIENSPFVAVATVGPEGMDCSPRGDAPGFVHVVDNKTLLIPDRRGNNRLDTLRNIVRDDRISLLFLIPGIGETMRVNGRAVITTEPELCASFEVQGKAPASVIRITVERIYFQCQKAIARSGLWKPESQVERGTVPTAGKMLNGVMQGFDGEAYDRNYPEHMKKTIY, from the coding sequence ATGCCGGATTCGATCATCCCATCAACCGAAGACCATTCGATTTCCAGTATTGAAGAGCTGGAAGAGGTCTACGGGCCGGTTCCCGAAAGGGCGCTGAAAAAGGAGATCGACTATATCTCCGACGACTATCGGACCTGGATCGAAAACTCCCCCTTTGTGGCGGTTGCCACCGTCGGGCCGGAAGGCATGGATTGCTCGCCGCGTGGCGACGCACCGGGTTTTGTCCATGTGGTGGACAACAAAACCCTGCTGATCCCCGACCGGCGCGGCAACAATCGGCTGGATACTTTGCGTAATATCGTGCGCGATGACCGTATATCACTGCTCTTCCTGATCCCCGGTATCGGCGAGACCATGCGGGTTAACGGTCGGGCGGTCATCACCACCGAGCCTGAGCTTTGCGCCAGCTTTGAGGTGCAGGGAAAAGCCCCGGCAAGCGTGATCCGCATCACCGTCGAGCGCATCTACTTCCAATGCCAGAAGGCCATTGCCCGCTCCGGCCTGTGGAAACCGGAAAGCCAGGTTGAACGCGGCACTGTTCCGACCGCAGGCAAGATGCTGAATGGCGTGATGCAGGGCTTCGACGGCGAAGCCTATGACCGGAACTACCCGGAACATATGAAGAAGACGATTTATTAG
- a CDS encoding DMT family transporter produces MLLPYLSLAAAMALVGLNVPVSKAVVVYIPVFLFAFLRCLFGFVVLAPVLVHRGEWRLDKASAKTLASQAFFGAFLFNVFILLGVERTSAVSAGIITSAIPAGAALLAVFLFGEKIRLREMAVIGCAVLGICFVNLAGAGSGGKSDLLGNMLVLGAVLAESYFLMVAQRASTRLSALAATTWLNGFAALMFLPMAIWELRDFVWTSVPTDVWLMALYFSATASVICYGLWFWGAKRVPMTRSGLFSAILPMSAVIGGALMLDETVTPLHLAGMLLTITAILLGVLLPARRRKLS; encoded by the coding sequence ATGCTGTTACCCTATTTGTCTTTGGCGGCGGCCATGGCCCTGGTTGGACTGAATGTTCCGGTCAGTAAGGCTGTTGTCGTCTATATCCCGGTATTCCTGTTCGCCTTTCTGCGCTGTCTCTTCGGTTTTGTTGTCCTGGCACCGGTTCTTGTGCACAGGGGCGAATGGCGGCTGGATAAGGCCAGTGCGAAAACCCTGGCGTCACAGGCTTTTTTCGGGGCCTTCCTGTTTAACGTTTTCATCCTGTTGGGGGTCGAACGCACGTCTGCCGTCAGCGCCGGGATTATCACAAGCGCCATTCCGGCGGGGGCGGCATTGTTGGCCGTCTTTCTCTTTGGTGAGAAAATCCGGTTGCGCGAGATGGCGGTAATCGGCTGTGCGGTGTTGGGAATCTGTTTCGTCAATCTGGCCGGGGCCGGTTCCGGTGGTAAAAGTGACCTGTTGGGCAATATGCTGGTCCTGGGCGCGGTTTTGGCGGAATCCTATTTTCTGATGGTGGCACAACGGGCCTCCACCAGGCTTTCGGCCCTTGCCGCGACAACCTGGCTGAACGGATTTGCGGCCCTCATGTTCCTGCCGATGGCAATCTGGGAACTGCGTGACTTTGTCTGGACGTCGGTGCCGACCGACGTGTGGCTGATGGCGTTATATTTCTCTGCCACGGCCAGCGTGATTTGCTACGGGCTTTGGTTCTGGGGAGCCAAGCGGGTGCCGATGACACGCTCGGGCCTGTTTTCAGCCATTCTTCCTATGAGTGCGGTGATCGGCGGGGCGCTTATGCTGGATGAAACCGTAACACCGCTGCATCTGGCAGGCATGTTGCTGACGATCACAGCGATTTTGCTGGGGGTGCTGCTTCCTGCGCGCCGGCGAAAACTTTCCTGA
- the rimM gene encoding ribosome maturation factor RimM (Essential for efficient processing of 16S rRNA): MVKNTENRLCLGVITGAHGIRGQVRIKSFTADPEQLTAYGALSDAKGDKVFKLTVNGQSKGQLIAKIKGVNDRNAAEDLKGQELFIERSRLPAPDEEEFYHADLIGLAVETIDGEAYGTVKAVHDFGAGDILDIKLTSGKGAMLPFTKETVPTIDLDAGKLVVNPPVETEAKADEEDVSEEKQA; this comes from the coding sequence GTGGTCAAAAATACCGAAAACCGACTTTGCTTGGGCGTGATTACCGGCGCACACGGCATTCGCGGGCAGGTTCGGATCAAAAGCTTCACGGCTGATCCGGAACAGCTTACCGCTTATGGCGCGTTGTCGGATGCCAAAGGCGACAAGGTTTTCAAACTGACCGTGAACGGCCAATCCAAAGGCCAGCTCATCGCCAAGATCAAAGGGGTCAACGACCGCAATGCGGCAGAAGACCTGAAGGGCCAGGAATTGTTCATCGAACGCAGCCGCCTGCCGGCGCCGGACGAAGAAGAATTCTACCACGCCGACCTGATCGGCCTTGCTGTCGAGACCATCGACGGCGAAGCCTATGGCACGGTCAAGGCAGTCCATGATTTTGGCGCAGGCGATATTCTCGACATCAAACTCACCAGCGGTAAGGGCGCGATGCTGCCATTTACCAAGGAGACGGTGCCGACGATCGACCTGGATGCTGGCAAACTGGTGGTCAACCCGCCGGTTGAAACCGAAGCCAAGGCGGACGAGGAAGACGTATCGGAGGAAAAACAGGCATGA
- the ffh gene encoding signal recognition particle protein — translation MFDTLTGKLGEVFEGLKRKGSLKEADVNAAMREIRLALLEADVALPVVKKFVETVKEQAVGQEVLKSVTPGQQVIKIVHDALVDMLGAENNELNLLGEPPAVVMMVGLQGSGKTTSTAKIAKRLTEKGRKKVMMVSLDVARPAAQEQLKVLGEQVTVNTLPIVAGQQPIDITKRALQAAKLGGYDVVMLDTAGRLHIDESLMDEVSMVKTIASPSETLLVADSMTGQDAVTVADSFNKRIGLSGIVLTRVDGDARGGAALSMRQVTDCPIKFLGTGEKMDELEDFHADRIANRILGMGDVVSLVEKAAETIEQEEAEKLAKRMEKGLFDLNDMAKQLQQMRKMGGLQGVMGMLPGVGKLKQQMAGANVDDKMIKRQEAIISSMTDAERKNPKVIHASRKKRIAAGSGTSVQDVNKLLKQYQMMSKMMKKVSKLGKKGFMRSLGGMLPPNAMPPGGGFPR, via the coding sequence ATGTTTGACACGCTGACAGGCAAATTAGGCGAGGTTTTTGAAGGGCTTAAGCGTAAGGGCAGCCTGAAGGAAGCCGATGTCAATGCCGCCATGCGCGAAATCCGGCTGGCGCTGCTGGAAGCAGATGTCGCCCTGCCGGTCGTCAAGAAATTCGTTGAGACCGTCAAGGAACAGGCCGTCGGTCAGGAAGTCCTGAAATCGGTCACGCCCGGTCAGCAGGTCATCAAGATCGTGCACGATGCGCTGGTCGACATGCTGGGCGCGGAAAATAACGAGCTGAACCTGCTGGGCGAACCGCCCGCCGTTGTGATGATGGTCGGCCTGCAGGGTTCCGGTAAAACCACCAGCACCGCCAAAATCGCCAAGCGCCTGACCGAAAAGGGCCGCAAGAAGGTGATGATGGTCTCGCTCGACGTGGCGCGCCCGGCGGCACAGGAACAGTTGAAGGTGCTGGGTGAACAGGTAACCGTCAACACCCTGCCGATCGTCGCCGGTCAGCAGCCGATCGACATCACCAAACGCGCGCTGCAGGCGGCAAAGCTGGGCGGTTATGACGTGGTCATGCTGGATACCGCCGGTCGTCTGCATATTGACGAGAGCCTGATGGATGAGGTCTCGATGGTGAAAACCATCGCCAGCCCGTCCGAAACCCTGCTGGTTGCAGACAGCATGACCGGCCAGGATGCGGTCACGGTCGCAGACAGCTTCAACAAGCGTATCGGCCTGTCCGGTATCGTGCTGACCCGTGTCGATGGTGACGCCCGCGGCGGTGCGGCGCTGTCCATGCGTCAGGTCACCGACTGCCCGATCAAATTCCTGGGCACCGGCGAGAAGATGGACGAGCTGGAAGATTTCCACGCCGACCGTATCGCCAACCGGATTTTGGGCATGGGCGACGTGGTCTCGCTGGTGGAAAAAGCCGCCGAGACCATTGAGCAGGAAGAAGCTGAAAAGCTCGCCAAGCGCATGGAGAAAGGGCTGTTCGATCTGAACGACATGGCCAAACAACTCCAGCAGATGCGCAAGATGGGCGGCCTGCAGGGCGTGATGGGCATGCTGCCCGGTGTCGGCAAGCTGAAACAGCAGATGGCCGGTGCGAATGTCGACGACAAGATGATCAAACGTCAGGAGGCTATCATCTCCTCCATGACGGACGCGGAACGCAAGAACCCGAAAGTGATCCATGCTTCGCGCAAGAAGCGTATCGCCGCCGGTTCCGGCACCAGCGTCCAGGACGTCAACAAGCTGCTGAAGCAGTATCAGATGATGTCCAAAATGATGAAAAAAGTCAGCAAGTTGGGGAAAAAAGGATTCATGCGTTCGCTCGGTGGCATGCTTCCCCCCAACGCGATGCCGCCCGGCGGCGGTTTCCCGCGCTAG
- a CDS encoding threonine/serine dehydratase, whose amino-acid sequence MTEHPAPSLNEIKQAANSLQGKIVNTPVVKLSSDRIAPYLPDGAEMSIKLELFQQAGSFKARGALLSVEALNEDERQRGITTVSAGNHALAASWAANKAGVHAKVVMTKTADPIRVAGCRAQGAEVILVEDIHAAFDEVERIKQEEGRTFVHPFEGRYLTLGTGTCGYEYATQVPDLDVAIVPIGGGGLISGMSTAFKAMNPKIEVIGVEPFGADSMYRSFQSGQPEKLEKVQTIADSLGSPLAMPYSFAVAHAHVDRVVRIEDEDMLRGMAVLYDALKIAVEPAGAASTAAAMSVLKEELAGKRVGVIACGSNIGADAFAGYVAKGRELL is encoded by the coding sequence ATGACCGAGCATCCGGCACCGAGCCTGAATGAAATCAAACAGGCGGCAAACAGCCTGCAGGGCAAGATCGTCAACACGCCGGTGGTGAAACTCTCCTCCGACCGTATCGCGCCCTATCTGCCCGACGGCGCGGAGATGTCGATCAAGCTGGAGCTGTTTCAGCAGGCCGGTTCCTTCAAGGCCCGTGGTGCATTGCTCAGCGTCGAAGCCCTCAACGAGGATGAGCGCCAGCGCGGTATCACCACCGTCAGCGCGGGCAACCATGCCCTGGCCGCAAGTTGGGCCGCCAACAAGGCCGGTGTCCATGCCAAGGTCGTCATGACGAAAACCGCCGACCCGATCCGGGTGGCGGGCTGCCGGGCGCAGGGTGCGGAAGTGATTCTGGTGGAAGATATCCACGCCGCCTTTGACGAGGTGGAGCGTATCAAACAGGAGGAAGGCCGAACCTTCGTCCACCCGTTTGAAGGGCGTTACCTGACGCTGGGTACCGGCACCTGCGGCTATGAATACGCAACCCAGGTGCCCGACCTGGATGTGGCAATTGTGCCCATCGGCGGCGGCGGCCTGATCTCCGGCATGTCGACCGCCTTCAAGGCAATGAACCCGAAGATCGAGGTAATCGGCGTCGAACCCTTTGGTGCCGACAGCATGTATCGCAGCTTCCAGTCCGGCCAGCCGGAAAAACTGGAAAAGGTCCAGACCATCGCCGACAGCCTGGGCTCCCCGCTCGCCATGCCCTATTCCTTCGCCGTGGCGCACGCCCATGTGGACCGTGTGGTGCGTATCGAAGACGAAGACATGCTGCGCGGCATGGCCGTCCTCTACGACGCCCTCAAAATCGCCGTCGAACCGGCGGGTGCCGCCTCAACGGCCGCCGCCATGTCGGTGCTGAAAGAGGAACTGGCGGGCAAACGCGTCGGCGTCATCGCCTGCGGCTCCAACATCGGTGCGGACGCCTTTGCGGGTTACGTGGCGAAAGGCCGGGAGCTTCTGTAA
- the mtaB gene encoding tRNA (N(6)-L-threonylcarbamoyladenosine(37)-C(2))-methylthiotransferase MtaB, producing MSNAPHKDVEIVTFGCRLNAYESEVMRENAKKAGLHDAVIINTCAVTAEAERQARQTIRKARRENPDAQIIVTGCAAQVHPDDFAGMAEVDRVVGNMEKMQADTFDQFGVASAEKVLVNDIMSVEETAGHLVAGFEGRARAFVQVQNGCDHRCTFCIIPYGRGNSRSVPMGEVVSQVKQLVANGYKEVVLTGVDITSYGGDLPGEPTLGQMVRRLMAAVPELPRLRISSIDCIEMDDDLFQVIAEEPRIMPHLHLSLQAGDDMILKRMKRRHLRDHAIELCQRLRAARPDMVLGADLIAGFPTETDEMFENTLRAVDDCDLTWLHVFPYSERPGTPAAKIPNQVPKALRKERAARLRAKGAEKEAAHLAAQVGRMAHVLFEKDGVGRTEYFAPVRLSEPVEDGSLLTVEITGVEENMLLAKPVREAAA from the coding sequence ATGAGCAACGCCCCGCATAAGGATGTGGAAATCGTCACCTTCGGCTGCCGGTTGAATGCCTATGAATCCGAAGTCATGCGGGAGAATGCCAAAAAGGCAGGCCTGCATGATGCCGTGATCATCAATACCTGTGCGGTAACGGCAGAGGCCGAACGTCAGGCCCGCCAGACCATCCGCAAGGCGCGGCGGGAAAATCCCGATGCCCAGATCATCGTGACCGGCTGTGCCGCCCAGGTACATCCCGATGACTTTGCCGGTATGGCCGAGGTGGACCGCGTTGTCGGCAATATGGAAAAGATGCAGGCCGATACCTTCGACCAGTTCGGCGTGGCTAGCGCGGAAAAGGTTCTGGTCAACGATATCATGTCGGTTGAAGAAACCGCCGGTCATCTGGTCGCCGGGTTCGAAGGCCGGGCGCGCGCCTTTGTTCAGGTGCAAAACGGCTGCGATCATCGCTGTACCTTCTGCATCATCCCCTATGGCCGCGGCAACAGCCGTTCCGTGCCGATGGGCGAAGTGGTCTCCCAGGTGAAACAACTGGTTGCCAATGGCTATAAGGAAGTGGTGCTGACCGGGGTGGATATCACCTCCTACGGCGGGGACCTGCCGGGTGAGCCGACCTTGGGGCAGATGGTCCGCCGTCTGATGGCGGCCGTGCCGGAACTGCCGCGCCTGCGCATTTCTTCCATCGACTGTATCGAAATGGATGATGACCTGTTCCAGGTGATCGCGGAAGAGCCGCGCATCATGCCGCATCTGCATCTGTCGCTCCAAGCCGGGGACGACATGATCCTGAAGCGGATGAAACGCCGCCATCTGCGCGATCATGCCATTGAGTTGTGCCAGCGCCTTCGCGCGGCCCGACCGGATATGGTGCTGGGTGCGGACCTGATTGCCGGTTTCCCGACGGAAACGGACGAGATGTTCGAAAACACGTTGCGGGCGGTGGACGACTGCGACCTGACCTGGTTGCATGTCTTTCCCTATTCGGAACGGCCGGGCACGCCTGCTGCGAAAATCCCGAACCAGGTGCCCAAGGCCCTGCGCAAGGAACGCGCCGCCCGCCTGCGCGCCAAGGGGGCGGAGAAGGAAGCGGCCCATCTGGCCGCCCAGGTTGGCAGGATGGCCCATGTGCTTTTCGAGAAAGACGGCGTGGGCCGTACGGAATATTTCGCGCCGGTGCGCTTGTCAGAACCGGTGGAAGACGGCAGTTTGCTGACTGTCGAGATAACAGGGGTTGAAGAGAACATGCTTTTGGCAAAACCGGTTCGTGAGGCCGCAGCATGA
- the rpsP gene encoding 30S ribosomal protein S16: MSLKVRLARGGAKKRPYYRIVVADSRSPRDGRFIEKIGSYNPMLPKDHADRIQINEERVKHWLSVGATPTDRVQRFLANMGLAEKPAINEQPKKSAPSAKTLERIREREEKAAAAAEAAAEATEAAEGAEA, from the coding sequence ATGAGCCTTAAAGTACGTCTCGCCCGCGGTGGCGCCAAAAAGCGTCCGTATTACCGCATCGTGGTGGCCGACTCCCGCTCCCCGCGTGACGGTCGCTTCATCGAGAAGATCGGTAGCTACAACCCGATGTTGCCGAAAGACCACGCTGATCGCATTCAGATCAACGAAGAGCGCGTGAAACACTGGTTGTCCGTTGGCGCCACGCCGACTGACCGCGTTCAGCGCTTCCTGGCCAACATGGGTCTGGCTGAAAAGCCGGCGATCAATGAACAGCCGAAGAAAAGCGCGCCGAGTGCAAAAACTCTCGAGCGTATCCGCGAGCGTGAAGAAAAAGCCGCTGCTGCCGCTGAAGCTGCTGCAGAAGCTACGGAAGCTGCTGAAGGCGCTGAGGCCTAA
- a CDS encoding AraC family transcriptional regulator produces MLDHQSDSHEEMGDIRFHGANRDDVLVVSALQTRHSYPKHTHDAFCFGVMYDGAQDSVYGQKHRVTEAGDVMLVNPGEVHDGLPLGDHGRSFRTIYIEPQLVRDAAREAGVAMTGNLEVAPTAAQDHDLARIIHVLHKGYRDGEGRLGTDGLLVELLGKVVRRHGTERVRPHFNAAAAVALAWQLLRDDPLTDHNLDDLAALCGLSKFHFLRSFKRAYGLSPYSFLTQCRLQRGLDQLRRGVSVTQAGLAAGFYDQSHFTRHFKKIYGTTPGALRLSLS; encoded by the coding sequence ATGCTTGACCATCAATCAGACTCCCACGAGGAAATGGGCGACATCCGGTTCCATGGTGCGAACCGGGATGACGTGCTTGTGGTCAGCGCCCTGCAAACCCGTCACAGTTATCCCAAGCACACCCATGACGCCTTTTGCTTTGGCGTGATGTATGACGGCGCGCAGGATTCGGTCTATGGGCAAAAGCACCGTGTGACCGAGGCGGGCGACGTGATGCTCGTCAATCCGGGCGAGGTGCATGACGGGCTGCCACTCGGCGATCATGGCCGCAGCTTCAGAACCATCTATATCGAACCGCAACTGGTCCGGGATGCCGCCCGTGAGGCTGGCGTCGCAATGACCGGTAATCTGGAGGTGGCCCCGACAGCGGCCCAAGATCATGACCTTGCGCGGATCATCCATGTCCTGCACAAGGGTTATCGCGACGGGGAGGGGCGGTTAGGTACGGATGGCCTGCTGGTGGAACTGTTGGGGAAGGTGGTCCGGCGGCATGGGACGGAACGGGTCAGGCCGCATTTCAACGCCGCTGCCGCGGTGGCTCTGGCGTGGCAACTGCTGCGGGATGACCCATTGACGGACCATAACCTGGACGATCTTGCGGCCCTCTGTGGCCTGTCAAAATTTCACTTCCTGCGCAGTTTCAAACGCGCCTATGGATTGTCGCCCTATAGTTTCCTGACACAATGCCGCCTGCAACGCGGGTTGGATCAGTTGCGGCGCGGTGTGAGTGTGACGCAGGCAGGGTTGGCTGCCGGTTTTTACGACCAGTCTCATTTCACGAGGCATTTCAAGAAGATATACGGCACCACACCAGGGGCGCTGCGCCTGTCCCTGTCATAG
- a CDS encoding VOC family protein: MKIQAVDHIQVTTTSSRIDDVLYFYQQVMGLVPVAKPDALAGNGGGWFQVGDQQLHVSIEKGDVADAAQSKRHICYRVDDLNHWQDHLDAKGVPWQPDHQPIPGCVRLFLRDPAGNRIELMQILDA, from the coding sequence ATGAAGATACAGGCAGTCGACCATATTCAGGTAACCACCACATCCTCCCGGATAGATGACGTCCTTTATTTCTACCAGCAGGTTATGGGGCTGGTGCCTGTCGCCAAACCGGATGCGTTGGCCGGAAATGGCGGTGGCTGGTTTCAGGTGGGCGATCAGCAGCTTCATGTCTCGATCGAGAAGGGGGATGTGGCTGATGCCGCACAGAGCAAACGCCATATCTGCTATCGCGTTGATGACCTGAACCATTGGCAGGATCACCTGGATGCAAAGGGGGTGCCCTGGCAGCCTGACCATCAGCCCATTCCGGGCTGTGTCCGACTGTTCTTGCGGGACCCTGCCGGGAACCGGATAGAACTGATGCAGATTCTCGATGCATGA
- the dapF gene encoding diaminopimelate epimerase has translation MMEAERETGIQMLGSDVMNIPFRKMHGLGNDFVVVDGRDKDWLLSRDQVRLMSDRRFGIGCDQFIIMEPVDGDADVFMRIYNPDGSESGACGNATRCVASLLMDETAKDQVVIRTRRGDLHARNAGEGNYTVDMGAAQLDWHDVPLSEDMNTECLPIDIEQIGGPVAVGMGNPHCVFFVDDAEALPLEKIGPQIEHHRLFPERTNVELVTVRPDGTMRLRVWERGAGRTLACGSGACATIVAAVRRGLIDGRKARIEMDGGWLTLEWLENGHVLMTGPVATAFTGEWLL, from the coding sequence ATGATGGAGGCTGAACGCGAGACTGGCATTCAGATGTTAGGTAGTGACGTGATGAATATCCCATTCCGGAAGATGCACGGGCTGGGCAACGATTTTGTCGTTGTCGATGGCCGGGACAAAGACTGGCTTCTGTCCCGCGATCAGGTGCGCCTGATGTCCGACCGCCGGTTCGGGATCGGGTGCGACCAGTTCATCATCATGGAGCCGGTTGATGGCGATGCGGATGTCTTCATGCGCATCTATAATCCGGATGGCTCCGAATCCGGGGCCTGCGGGAATGCCACGCGCTGCGTTGCTTCGCTTTTGATGGACGAAACAGCCAAGGATCAGGTTGTGATCCGCACCCGGCGCGGCGATCTTCATGCCCGTAACGCCGGTGAGGGGAACTACACGGTTGATATGGGCGCGGCCCAGCTTGACTGGCACGACGTCCCCCTGTCGGAAGACATGAATACGGAATGCCTGCCCATCGACATTGAACAGATCGGTGGCCCGGTGGCGGTCGGCATGGGCAATCCCCATTGCGTTTTCTTTGTAGACGATGCCGAGGCGCTGCCGCTGGAAAAGATCGGGCCGCAGATCGAACATCACCGGCTGTTTCCCGAACGCACCAATGTGGAACTGGTGACCGTGCGCCCCGATGGCACGATGCGCCTGCGCGTCTGGGAGCGCGGGGCAGGGCGGACGCTGGCCTGCGGGTCCGGGGCCTGTGCGACCATCGTTGCCGCCGTGCGCCGGGGATTGATCGACGGGCGCAAGGCGCGGATCGAGATGGATGGCGGCTGGCTGACCCTTGAGTGGCTGGAAAACGGGCATGTGTTGATGACCGGCCCGGTGGCGACGGCCTTCACCGGGGAATGGCTGCTATGA
- a CDS encoding response regulator: MARLDFSRLSVLVVEDSQFMRSLIIGILRALGVERVMTAENGEEAIAILSPATKKTQSMVGMSGVDVIISDMFMPVVDGNMLLRWVRLSAKSPDRFLPFIMCSAAADRDVIIKARDAGVDEFLAKPFSANAMAQRLVAVVEHGRPYIYCPTYFGPDRRRRTVPVRNDRRVMSKDEIETVYSGKELAALKNSKKKVWEIRLPKTLRAKLSTGASGDNNEPAFDPALLDAAEAKVADMETDYADWVAESIEKLVQAHHRAIEEMDDASSHLEVINKVALDLRGQGGIFGYPLMTQFGKSLYECTEEDTKVTPQLLDLINSHIDLIKVVMNQKIKGDGGKMGQELLQSLFEAKQKHGGKKKS; this comes from the coding sequence ATGGCGCGTCTTGATTTCAGCAGACTATCAGTCCTGGTTGTCGAGGACAGCCAGTTCATGCGCAGCCTGATTATTGGTATTCTGCGCGCGTTGGGCGTCGAACGGGTCATGACTGCGGAGAACGGCGAAGAAGCCATCGCCATCCTGTCTCCCGCCACCAAGAAAACTCAGTCCATGGTCGGCATGAGCGGTGTCGACGTCATTATATCCGATATGTTCATGCCGGTTGTCGACGGCAACATGCTTTTACGCTGGGTCCGCCTGTCCGCGAAATCGCCGGACCGTTTCCTGCCCTTCATCATGTGTTCTGCCGCCGCCGACCGCGACGTTATCATCAAGGCCCGCGATGCCGGTGTCGATGAATTCCTGGCCAAACCCTTCTCCGCCAATGCCATGGCACAGCGCCTGGTCGCGGTTGTTGAACATGGCCGTCCCTATATCTATTGCCCGACCTACTTCGGCCCGGACCGCCGGCGACGCACCGTACCTGTGCGCAATGATCGGCGCGTGATGAGCAAAGATGAGATTGAAACCGTCTATTCCGGCAAGGAACTGGCCGCGCTGAAGAACAGCAAGAAAAAGGTATGGGAAATCCGCCTGCCGAAGACCTTGCGTGCGAAACTGTCCACGGGTGCCAGCGGCGACAACAATGAACCCGCATTTGATCCTGCCCTGCTGGACGCGGCGGAAGCCAAGGTCGCGGACATGGAAACCGACTATGCGGACTGGGTTGCGGAATCCATCGAGAAACTTGTTCAGGCGCATCACCGCGCCATCGAGGAAATGGACGATGCCTCCTCCCATCTGGAGGTGATCAACAAGGTCGCGCTTGACCTGCGCGGTCAGGGTGGGATTTTCGGCTACCCGCTGATGACCCAGTTCGGCAAGTCGCTTTATGAATGCACCGAGGAAGACACCAAGGTCACGCCGCAACTACTGGACCTCATCAACAGCCATATCGACCTGATCAAGGTGGTGATGAACCAGAAGATCAAAGGCGATGGCGGCAAGATGGGCCAGGAACTTCTGCAAAGCCTCTTTGAGGCAAAGCAGAAGCATGGCGGCAAGAAGAAGAGCTAA